A genomic segment from Polyangium mundeleinium encodes:
- the mrdA gene encoding penicillin-binding protein 2, translating to MSLVVQRSDVSEFRRRFRWIALAMVVLQLILIGRLFLLQIIEGDDNKAIARENIVRRVTLATTRGLIRDRSGKILAASRPSYNLYVVPERIDMQVVWPKLVEYLGVGVDERARLEALLTTLRASDGPRKSQQILLKEDISRDAVATLRTHDAELPAVDVVPVPVRYYPYEEVGAHALGYMVEVDAEKLNQLRSAGYVEGDRVGATGIERAWESYLRGTRGWEKVLVDARGRRRPGGEGIIEDPRRVDPIPGRDLRLTLDADIQRAIEKAMRPELAGGVALIDVRTGRIIGLYSKPSYDPNALSGGSGKQVIRDAFRRLYSDPLKPALDKTISGAYPPGSTFKPFTALAALEKGLIDPRAATNCRGGLTFGKRPFRCTHVHGPVDLHKAIAESCNVYFYRLAAELGVGMDVIAEMGQRFGLGARTGLGVNAEAAGRMPTRAWMTLRNKGQFRLGFGLNAAIGQGATTVTVLQLALAYAALANGGTLYQPQIVRAVETSAGTVVQEFAPRVRRQIDVSPENLSLVQKALYAGVNSEAGTAFKARVLGVDMAGKTGTAQVSHKLARGAEAERVWYFNREHAWFAGYSPSRAPEVAVVVLVEHGGAGGKHAAPVAFEVVRAYNELSRERVTRAGGNNGGSARTQPKPDRGGTP from the coding sequence ATGAGCCTCGTCGTTCAGCGCTCCGACGTCAGCGAGTTCAGGCGCCGCTTCCGCTGGATCGCGCTCGCGATGGTGGTGCTCCAGCTCATCCTCATCGGGCGCCTGTTCCTGCTCCAGATCATCGAGGGCGACGACAACAAAGCGATCGCCCGCGAGAACATCGTCCGTCGCGTCACGCTCGCGACGACGCGTGGCCTCATCCGCGATCGGAGCGGCAAGATCCTCGCGGCGAGCCGGCCCTCGTACAACCTCTACGTCGTCCCCGAGAGGATCGACATGCAGGTCGTCTGGCCGAAGCTCGTCGAGTACCTCGGGGTCGGCGTGGACGAGCGCGCGCGGCTCGAAGCGCTGCTCACCACGCTTCGCGCGAGCGATGGGCCCCGGAAGAGCCAGCAGATCCTGCTGAAGGAAGACATCTCGCGCGACGCCGTGGCCACGCTGCGCACACATGACGCGGAGCTTCCCGCGGTCGACGTCGTGCCCGTGCCGGTCCGCTATTACCCGTACGAAGAGGTCGGCGCGCACGCGCTCGGCTACATGGTCGAGGTCGACGCGGAGAAGCTGAACCAGCTCCGCAGCGCGGGCTACGTCGAGGGCGATCGTGTCGGCGCGACGGGCATCGAGCGCGCGTGGGAGAGCTACCTGCGCGGCACGCGCGGCTGGGAGAAGGTGCTCGTCGACGCGAGGGGACGGCGAAGGCCGGGCGGTGAGGGGATCATCGAGGATCCGCGGCGCGTCGATCCGATCCCGGGTCGCGATCTGCGGCTCACGCTCGACGCCGACATCCAGCGCGCGATCGAGAAGGCGATGCGCCCTGAGCTCGCGGGCGGCGTCGCGCTCATCGACGTGCGCACGGGTCGCATCATCGGCCTCTACTCGAAGCCGAGCTACGACCCGAACGCGCTCTCGGGCGGATCGGGCAAGCAGGTCATCCGCGACGCGTTCCGCAGGCTCTACTCGGACCCGCTCAAGCCCGCGCTGGACAAGACGATCTCTGGCGCGTACCCGCCGGGCTCGACGTTCAAGCCCTTCACGGCGCTCGCCGCGCTGGAGAAGGGGCTCATCGATCCTCGCGCGGCGACGAACTGCCGCGGCGGGCTCACCTTCGGCAAGCGCCCGTTCCGGTGCACGCACGTCCACGGACCGGTGGATCTGCACAAGGCGATCGCGGAGTCGTGCAACGTCTACTTCTACCGCCTCGCGGCCGAGCTCGGCGTGGGCATGGACGTCATCGCCGAGATGGGGCAGCGCTTCGGCCTCGGCGCGAGGACGGGTCTCGGCGTGAACGCGGAGGCGGCGGGGCGCATGCCGACGCGCGCCTGGATGACCCTGCGCAACAAGGGCCAGTTCCGGCTCGGCTTTGGCCTCAACGCGGCGATTGGGCAGGGCGCGACGACGGTGACCGTCCTCCAGCTCGCGCTCGCGTACGCGGCGCTCGCCAACGGCGGCACGCTCTACCAGCCGCAGATCGTGCGCGCGGTCGAGACGAGCGCGGGCACGGTGGTGCAGGAGTTCGCGCCGCGCGTGCGGCGGCAGATCGACGTGAGCCCCGAGAACCTCTCGCTCGTGCAGAAGGCGCTCTACGCGGGCGTGAACTCCGAGGCGGGCACCGCCTTCAAGGCACGCGTGCTCGGCGTCGACATGGCGGGCAAGACGGGCACCGCGCAGGTCTCGCACAAGCTCGCGCGCGGCGCCGAGGCCGAGCGCGTGTGGTACTTCAACCGCGAGCACGCGTGGTTCGCGGGCTACTCGCCATCCCGCGCGCCCGAGGTCGCGGTCGTGGTCCTGGTCGAGCACGGCGGCGCCGGTGGTAAGCACGCGGCCCCCGTCGCCTTCGAGGTCGTCCGCGCCTACAACGAGCTCTCGCGCGAGCGTGTTACGCGCGCCGGTGGGAACAACGGCGGTAGCGCACGCACGCAACCGAAGCCCGATCGTGGAGGTACGCCTTGA
- the rodA gene encoding rod shape-determining protein RodA, producing the protein MIRGDVSPRARDHFDWPLFIAAALIAVLGVVNLYSATSVYQGVRAELYISQIYWLVLGGILGGILVAIDYRHLERLGYAIYTFGVFSLILVFVFAKDLRGSKRWIEFGSFRFQPSEFMKVFLVIALAKFLHDDPRSEGRTLKDLLVPALLTGVPALLILKQPDLGTASIHVLVFLMIAALTRVRWKSVLTFIVTVAAAAPIVWYYVLLDYQKARVTVFLRPEDDILKTGWHAHHSRVAIGNGGLFGNGYMKGTQNQFNFLPDQFSDFPFPVFAEEWGFAGSVLLVLLYGFLCLWSIRIASLAKDRFGAVLGVGCGAILFWHAFINAGMVCGILPVVGVTLPLFSYGGSSVTTMLMCVALLMNVSMRRYSVVPAPDRL; encoded by the coding sequence TTGATTCGCGGCGACGTCTCGCCCCGGGCGAGGGATCACTTCGACTGGCCACTCTTCATCGCTGCGGCGCTCATCGCCGTGCTCGGCGTGGTCAACCTCTACAGCGCGACGAGCGTCTACCAGGGTGTGCGCGCCGAGCTCTACATCAGCCAGATCTACTGGCTCGTGCTCGGCGGCATCCTCGGCGGGATCCTCGTCGCCATCGACTATCGCCACCTCGAGCGTCTCGGCTACGCCATCTACACCTTCGGCGTCTTCTCGCTCATCCTGGTCTTCGTCTTCGCGAAGGACTTGCGCGGCTCCAAGCGCTGGATCGAGTTCGGGTCCTTCCGCTTCCAGCCGAGCGAGTTCATGAAGGTCTTCCTCGTCATCGCGCTGGCGAAGTTCCTTCACGACGATCCACGCAGCGAAGGGCGCACGTTGAAGGACCTGCTCGTCCCCGCGCTGCTCACGGGCGTGCCCGCGCTGCTCATCCTGAAGCAGCCCGATCTCGGCACCGCGTCGATCCACGTCCTCGTCTTCCTCATGATCGCCGCGCTCACGCGGGTCCGGTGGAAGAGCGTGCTCACCTTCATCGTGACGGTCGCAGCCGCGGCGCCCATCGTTTGGTACTACGTCCTGCTCGACTACCAGAAGGCGCGCGTGACCGTCTTTTTGCGGCCCGAGGACGACATCCTCAAGACCGGCTGGCACGCGCATCACTCCCGCGTGGCCATCGGCAACGGCGGGCTCTTCGGCAACGGGTACATGAAGGGCACGCAGAACCAGTTCAACTTCCTGCCCGACCAGTTCTCGGACTTCCCGTTCCCAGTGTTCGCGGAGGAGTGGGGCTTCGCCGGCAGCGTGCTGCTCGTCTTGCTCTACGGGTTCCTCTGCTTGTGGTCGATCCGCATCGCCTCGCTCGCCAAGGATCGCTTCGGCGCCGTGCTCGGCGTCGGTTGCGGCGCGATCCTCTTCTGGCATGCGTTCATCAACGCAGGGATGGTCTGCGGCATCCTCCCCGTCGTCGGCGTGACCTTGCCGCTCTTTTCCTACGGCGGCTCCAGCGTGACCACGATGCTCATGTGCGTCGCGCTGCTCATGAACGTGTCCATGCGCCGCTACTCGGTCGTCCCCGCTCCGGACCGCCTCTAG
- the mreC gene encoding rod shape-determining protein MreC: MNFKRYRDLAIVLLALAVPFWFLRASMRDPGKVTGADKVIVRIATPLQYAAATLARGLSNIWGDYIYLVDVKEDNARIASQNARLRERVRKLESLEEENRRLRRLLDLRTSVRTDVVSAVVTGKNTNEFFRVARVTLDSESNDVRPSQPVISPDGVVGTTLKVSGDTIDVRLIVDAGSGVDVVVQRTGARGFVRGTGDEAKYLCSVEYVQRTDEVEVGDLLVTSGVGKRYPKGIPVGKVTQVVKRDFGIYQQVYATPAVDFSRLEEVLIVTSAPPEEAQPQAPTPGAAGSSTPRR, encoded by the coding sequence ATGAACTTCAAGCGATACCGCGACCTGGCCATCGTCCTGCTCGCCCTGGCGGTGCCGTTCTGGTTCCTCCGGGCCAGCATGCGTGATCCCGGGAAGGTCACGGGCGCCGACAAGGTGATCGTCCGGATCGCCACGCCCCTCCAGTACGCCGCGGCGACGCTCGCGCGCGGGCTCTCGAACATCTGGGGCGACTACATCTACCTGGTCGACGTCAAGGAGGACAACGCGCGCATCGCCTCACAGAACGCGCGCCTCCGCGAGCGTGTGCGCAAGCTCGAGTCGCTCGAAGAGGAGAACCGGAGGCTCCGGCGCCTGCTCGATCTGCGCACGAGCGTCCGCACCGACGTCGTGAGCGCGGTGGTCACGGGCAAGAACACGAACGAGTTCTTCCGCGTCGCGCGCGTCACCCTCGACAGCGAATCGAACGACGTCAGGCCGAGCCAGCCCGTGATCTCGCCCGACGGCGTCGTGGGCACGACGCTCAAGGTCTCGGGCGACACGATCGACGTGCGGCTCATCGTCGACGCGGGCAGCGGCGTCGACGTCGTCGTGCAGCGGACGGGCGCGCGTGGGTTCGTCCGCGGGACGGGCGACGAGGCGAAGTACCTCTGCAGCGTGGAGTACGTGCAGCGCACCGACGAGGTGGAGGTCGGCGATCTGCTCGTCACGAGCGGCGTCGGGAAGCGGTATCCGAAGGGCATTCCCGTCGGCAAGGTGACGCAGGTCGTGAAGCGGGACTTCGGCATCTACCAGCAGGTCTACGCGACGCCTGCCGTGGATTTCTCGCGGCTCGAAGAGGTGCTCATCGTCACCTCCGCGCCTCCGGAGGAGGCCCAGCCCCAGGCGCCCACGCCAGGCGCGGCTGGCTCTTCCACGCCGCGGCGGTAA